The following proteins are co-located in the Methanobrevibacter boviskoreani JH1 genome:
- a CDS encoding 2-oxoacid:ferredoxin oxidoreductase subunit gamma, producing the protein MRKEIRIAGFGGQGVILAGIIIGKAASLFDNINAVQTQSYGPEARGGASRCEVVISDEDIDYPKVENPDILVAMSHEALLKYMVDLKQGATLIIDPDMVEEEDIKDFIEKRELKVYHARATDTAVNEVGLKIVANIVMVGAITKATGIVSEEAARQSVLDSVPKGTEKKNIQAFEAGMRIVED; encoded by the coding sequence ATGAGAAAAGAAATTAGAATAGCAGGTTTTGGAGGTCAAGGTGTTATATTGGCAGGTATTATTATCGGTAAAGCTGCCTCTTTATTTGATAATATTAACGCTGTTCAAACTCAGTCTTATGGTCCTGAGGCTCGTGGAGGAGCTTCAAGATGTGAAGTCGTTATAAGTGATGAGGATATTGATTATCCGAAGGTTGAAAATCCGGATATATTGGTTGCAATGTCTCATGAAGCTTTGCTTAAATATATGGTAGATTTAAAACAAGGTGCAACCTTGATTATAGATCCTGATATGGTTGAGGAAGAAGACATTAAAGATTTCATTGAAAAACGTGAACTTAAAGTTTACCATGCAAGGGCAACTGATACAGCAGTCAATGAGGTTGGTCTTAAGATTGTAGCTAATATTGTTATGGTTGGTGCTATTACCAAAGCTACTGGAATTGTTTCTGAAGAGGCTGCTCGCCAATCTGTTCTTGATAGCGTTCCTAAAGGAACTGAAAAGAAAAATATACAAGCTTTTGAAGCAGGAATGAGAATAGTAGAAGATTAA
- the sucC gene encoding ADP-forming succinate--CoA ligase subunit beta: MKFFEYISKKLFRDNGIKTLKGHVAYSPEEAVDIATDMGCAVAIKSQVLVGGRGKAGGIKFADHPGDVYDIADNLLSSKIKGEPVKSLLIEEKADIQQEFYLSVSTDRSTKKPIIMASAEGGVEIENLAVTDPDKIIKYHVNPLEEFLPYEARDIACQMGVESKYVSEIGGVIYKLFNIYKKYDAEIAEINPLVLTPDGIYAADAKLTVENDAVFRHQDLIGIGGTKPKEFGFVKLDGDIAVLGNGAGLTLTGMDMINLYGGKPATFLDIGGGSSEETIKKALNLVLNYPPVKVVFLNVLGGITRADDVAKGVVNAINNTKRNVPIVIRLTGTNEEEGQRILEKAGIPFEVSMEKAAEKAVEICNSIKD, from the coding sequence ATGAAATTTTTTGAATATATATCAAAGAAGTTATTTAGAGATAATGGAATTAAAACCTTAAAGGGTCATGTCGCATATTCTCCAGAGGAAGCTGTTGATATTGCAACGGATATGGGTTGTGCTGTAGCTATTAAATCCCAGGTTTTAGTTGGTGGAAGAGGTAAAGCTGGCGGAATTAAATTTGCAGATCATCCTGGAGATGTTTATGACATTGCAGATAACCTTTTAAGTAGTAAAATCAAAGGAGAACCTGTTAAAAGTTTATTAATTGAAGAAAAGGCAGACATTCAACAAGAATTCTACTTAAGTGTTTCCACAGATAGATCCACTAAGAAACCTATTATCATGGCAAGTGCTGAAGGTGGAGTGGAGATTGAAAATCTTGCTGTAACCGACCCTGATAAAATTATAAAATATCATGTAAATCCTCTAGAAGAATTCTTACCATATGAGGCACGTGATATAGCTTGTCAAATGGGTGTTGAATCTAAATATGTATCTGAAATCGGTGGAGTCATCTATAAACTCTTCAATATCTATAAAAAATATGATGCCGAGATTGCCGAAATCAATCCTTTAGTACTTACACCTGATGGAATATATGCTGCAGATGCAAAACTCACCGTTGAAAATGATGCTGTATTTAGACATCAAGATTTAATTGGTATTGGTGGAACTAAACCTAAAGAATTCGGATTTGTAAAACTTGACGGTGATATTGCAGTTCTTGGAAATGGTGCTGGTCTCACATTGACTGGTATGGACATGATTAATCTTTATGGTGGTAAACCTGCAACCTTCTTGGATATTGGTGGAGGCTCATCAGAGGAAACTATTAAAAAGGCTTTAAATCTAGTTTTAAATTACCCTCCTGTTAAAGTTGTATTCTTAAATGTATTAGGTGGTATTACCCGTGCAGATGATGTTGCAAAAGGAGTGGTAAATGCAATTAATAATACTAAAAGGAATGTTCCAATAGTTATCAGACTTACTGGTACCAATGAAGAGGAAGGTCAAAGAATATTGGAGAAAGCAGGAATTCCATTTGAAGTTTCCATGGAAAAGGCTGCAGAAAAAGCAGTTGAAATATGTAACTCTATAAAAGATTAA
- a CDS encoding flavodoxin family protein yields MKFYVVNGSPRKNRNTAQLLTKSLEGINDTIKVELPDEKIKVKFFNLYKLKYTGCRSCFACKRINGKHYGHCNIKDDLKPILKGLESADGVVLGSPIYLSDVTGQMRSFYERFIFPYLVYDRGASSLASNMLPVGCIYTMNLTKQQYDESEVPMVLDLFENGIERIYGKPYSLKVFDTYQFKDYSKYKNEIFNPEHKIKRREEHFPIDLQNAYDLGRSLALDAMERKLNCNI; encoded by the coding sequence ATGAAATTTTATGTGGTAAATGGAAGTCCTAGAAAGAATAGAAATACTGCCCAACTTCTTACAAAGTCTTTAGAAGGTATTAACGATACAATTAAAGTGGAATTGCCAGATGAAAAGATTAAAGTGAAATTTTTCAATCTTTATAAACTAAAATATACTGGTTGTAGAAGTTGTTTTGCTTGTAAAAGAATTAATGGTAAACACTATGGTCATTGTAATATTAAAGATGATTTAAAACCTATCTTAAAAGGTTTAGAATCTGCCGATGGTGTAGTTCTTGGAAGTCCAATATATCTATCAGATGTAACAGGTCAGATGAGATCCTTTTATGAGAGATTTATCTTTCCATATCTTGTATATGATAGGGGGGCATCATCATTGGCATCTAATATGTTACCTGTAGGATGCATATATACAATGAATCTAACTAAACAACAGTATGATGAATCCGAAGTTCCTATGGTTTTGGATTTATTTGAAAATGGTATTGAAAGGATATATGGAAAACCTTATTCTTTAAAGGTATTTGATACCTATCAATTCAAGGACTATTCCAAATATAAAAACGAGATTTTCAATCCGGAACATAAAATTAAAAGAAGAGAGGAACATTTTCCTATTGATCTACAGAATGCCTATGATCTAGGAAGGTCCCTTGCTTTAGATGCAATGGAAAGAAAATTAAATTGCAATATTTAA
- the twy1 gene encoding 4-demethylwyosine synthase TYW1 yields the protein MSLSKEEQKILEHSGYRFVGQHGHAACKICHWTRESIVNRGVCYKQKFYGIESHRCLQMSPAVPFCQQKCSFCWRDLSLTETEWSGSWDDPETIIDEAIKAHNLLLCGYYGNDKADKKKLEELKQPTNAAISLAGEPTLYPEIDELIGEFNHRGFSTFLVSNGQYYKKLENLRNEPTQTYLSLDAPNSKIYRSLCNPQINDGWDNLNKSLNILNGFSNNTAIRITMVKGRNMTSPEDYAKLIEIADPTYVEVKAYMCVGSSRERLTLDNMPTYNEVKDFASKIGSYCGRKVTDGSEISRVVLLTKE from the coding sequence ATGTCACTTAGTAAAGAAGAGCAGAAAATATTAGAGCATAGCGGTTACCGTTTTGTTGGTCAACATGGTCATGCTGCATGTAAAATATGTCACTGGACAAGGGAAAGCATCGTTAATAGAGGTGTCTGTTACAAACAGAAATTCTATGGAATAGAATCCCACAGATGCCTACAGATGTCACCTGCAGTTCCATTTTGTCAACAGAAATGTTCATTTTGTTGGAGAGACCTAAGTCTTACAGAAACAGAATGGAGCGGTAGTTGGGATGACCCTGAAACCATAATAGATGAGGCGATTAAAGCCCATAATCTTTTATTATGCGGTTATTATGGTAATGATAAAGCAGATAAAAAGAAACTTGAGGAATTAAAACAGCCTACCAATGCGGCAATATCCCTTGCAGGGGAGCCAACACTATATCCTGAAATAGACGAGCTTATTGGTGAGTTTAATCACAGAGGTTTTTCAACATTTCTAGTATCTAATGGCCAATATTATAAAAAATTGGAAAACCTTAGAAACGAACCTACTCAAACCTATCTTTCCCTTGACGCACCTAACAGTAAAATCTATAGAAGTTTATGCAATCCCCAAATAAATGATGGTTGGGACAATTTAAATAAATCTCTCAATATTCTTAATGGCTTTTCAAACAATACAGCCATACGAATTACCATGGTTAAAGGTAGAAATATGACTTCACCTGAGGATTATGCTAAACTTATAGAAATTGCAGATCCGACCTATGTTGAAGTTAAAGCATATATGTGTGTAGGCTCTTCCCGTGAAAGACTAACCCTAGATAATATGCCAACATATAATGAGGTTAAGGATTTTGCATCAAAAATAGGTTCCTATTGTGGACGTAAGGTTACTGACGGCTCAGAGATAAGTCGTGTTGTACTACTTACAAAGGAATAA
- the tpiA gene encoding triose-phosphate isomerase, translated as MKTPVVILNFKTYLEASGEKALDLAKSLESAADETGITMVAAPQACDIYRIKEETSIPVLSQHIDAIAPGSHTGSTLFEALVDNGIDGSLINHSEKRLTLADIQSVNQKLHDEELISCICTNNVETSVAAACFNPDIVAIEPPQLIGTGVSVSQAEPEVVEGTVTKVKEINPDVKVLCGAGISTGEDMRAAIDLGAEGVLLASGIVKAENPKKALVDLVSKL; from the coding sequence ATAAAAACTCCTGTAGTTATTTTAAACTTTAAGACATATTTGGAAGCAAGTGGGGAAAAAGCTTTAGATTTAGCTAAATCTTTAGAGAGTGCAGCTGATGAAACTGGTATTACAATGGTTGCTGCTCCTCAAGCATGTGATATTTATAGGATTAAAGAAGAGACAAGTATTCCAGTTTTATCCCAACATATTGATGCTATTGCACCTGGAAGTCATACCGGTTCTACTTTATTTGAAGCTTTAGTGGATAATGGTATTGACGGTTCATTAATTAATCACTCCGAGAAAAGATTGACTTTGGCAGATATTCAATCTGTCAATCAGAAATTACATGATGAGGAATTAATATCATGTATCTGTACAAACAATGTTGAAACCAGTGTGGCTGCTGCTTGTTTTAATCCTGATATTGTAGCTATTGAACCACCACAACTTATAGGTACCGGTGTTTCTGTATCCCAGGCAGAACCTGAAGTTGTTGAAGGTACTGTAACTAAGGTAAAAGAGATCAATCCGGATGTAAAAGTTTTATGTGGTGCCGGCATATCTACTGGTGAGGATATGCGTGCTGCAATAGACTTAGGTGCTGAAGGTGTGCTTCTTGCATCAGGCATTGTAAAAGCTGAAAATCCTAAAAAAGCTTTAGTTGATCTTGTAAGTAAATTATAA
- a CDS encoding GNAT family N-acetyltransferase produces MIKFRQLKDSDNIYQIADFIYQTDRTFDKLFNNRKNSIKAIGIMIKSDIVNPYHRKFLTVAYDDDHDEDILGIVLAYRGEDFTYSDVKSALFETGCSNFIKINLFPLYDYLFASHVGDNDYYIGNLFVNPNFRHNRLGSKLVKFCIDKAKDLNCDSVMLDVEYFKKELPNFYMKLGFKYDSKHWIDFLGYSNGCYGMKLSLK; encoded by the coding sequence ATGATTAAATTTAGACAATTAAAAGACTCCGATAATATTTACCAGATTGCTGATTTTATTTATCAAACAGATAGAACATTTGATAAGCTTTTTAATAACCGTAAAAACTCTATAAAAGCAATCGGTATAATGATTAAATCAGATATTGTTAATCCTTATCATAGAAAATTCTTAACAGTTGCATATGATGACGATCATGATGAGGATATTCTGGGTATTGTCTTAGCTTATAGGGGGGAAGATTTTACCTATTCTGATGTTAAATCAGCATTGTTCGAGACAGGATGTTCTAACTTCATTAAGATAAATCTGTTTCCATTATATGATTATCTTTTTGCCTCACATGTAGGTGATAACGATTACTATATTGGAAATCTATTTGTAAATCCTAACTTTAGACATAATAGGCTAGGTTCAAAATTAGTAAAATTTTGTATTGATAAGGCAAAAGACCTAAACTGCGATAGTGTCATGCTTGATGTGGAATATTTCAAGAAGGAACTTCCTAACTTCTATATGAAATTGGGTTTTAAATATGACAGTAAACATTGGATTGATTTTCTAGGATATTCCAATGGCTGTTATGGAATGAAATTAAGTTTGAAATAA
- a CDS encoding MBL fold metallo-hydrolase: MERVDNVIAIIGMDLDSNTYVFDDVIVDPGTGRNINYLADSLKEAGKSFDDFNRIVNTHCHFDHVGGDEYLQKEYGLEVYMHEEDAKFIENEDGDTTVSTSFGSRVPDININKLKEGDMINDFKVLNTPGHTIGGICLYDGKSLIAGDTVFSNGSFGRSDYPTGNTDEMKKSLARLAQLDVKNLFTGHGPYIVGEGNRHVKLSSDNANKWY, from the coding sequence ATGGAAAGAGTTGATAATGTTATAGCTATTATTGGAATGGATTTGGATTCTAATACATATGTATTTGATGATGTCATTGTAGATCCAGGTACTGGCCGCAATATAAATTATTTGGCTGATAGTTTAAAAGAAGCAGGTAAATCCTTTGATGATTTTAATAGAATTGTAAATACCCATTGCCACTTTGACCATGTTGGGGGAGACGAATATCTGCAAAAGGAATATGGTCTTGAAGTTTATATGCATGAGGAGGATGCTAAATTTATAGAAAATGAGGATGGTGACACTACTGTATCTACAAGTTTCGGTTCTAGGGTTCCTGATATTAATATAAATAAACTTAAAGAGGGAGACATGATTAATGATTTTAAGGTGTTAAATACTCCTGGACATACTATTGGGGGTATTTGTTTATATGACGGTAAGTCTTTAATTGCAGGGGATACTGTATTTTCCAATGGTAGTTTTGGAAGAAGCGATTATCCAACAGGAAATACTGATGAAATGAAAAAATCATTAGCACGTCTTGCCCAACTGGATGTTAAAAATTTGTTTACAGGTCATGGTCCTTATATTGTTGGTGAAGGAAACAGACATGTAAAATTATCAAGTGACAATGCCAATAAATGGTATTGA
- a CDS encoding phosphoglycerate kinase, with amino-acid sequence MAGKFYTIDDFDVEGKTVLLRIDINSPVDPNTGVILDDTRMKLHVKTITELARKGARVILLAHQSRPGKKDFTTLRQHSKVLTRLLNRKVHYVDSIFSTPAKIAINNLRPGEVLLLENVRFFAEESLKRPVEQQAQSIIVRELSPLIDFFVNDAFAAAHRGQVSLVGFTLNTPSAAGRVMEHELNVIMNTLDNVESPCVFALGGMKADDSIMVAENVCKNGTADYVLTSGLVANIFLAAAGYDIGQVNMDFIKSQGYIDQIDVCKRLLEEYPDNIIYPEDVAIEKDEERVDVPVDNIPNYSIFDIGKKTSARYSKIILNAKTIFANGPAGVFEDSRFSIGTEDIINSIASSKGYSIIGGGHIGAATVSMGYENKVDHVSSGGGACINLLAGKKLDAVEALIDNKSRHVYH; translated from the coding sequence ATGGCTGGTAAGTTTTATACTATTGATGATTTTGATGTTGAAGGAAAAACAGTGCTTTTAAGAATTGATATTAATTCTCCGGTTGATCCAAATACTGGAGTAATATTGGATGATACAAGGATGAAATTACATGTTAAAACTATCACTGAATTAGCACGTAAAGGTGCTAGGGTGATTCTTTTAGCCCATCAATCACGTCCTGGTAAAAAGGATTTTACAACTTTAAGGCAACATTCAAAAGTATTGACCCGTCTTTTAAATCGTAAAGTTCATTATGTTGATTCTATTTTCTCAACTCCTGCTAAAATTGCAATTAATAATCTTCGTCCCGGTGAGGTTCTACTCCTTGAGAATGTCAGATTTTTTGCAGAAGAATCATTAAAACGTCCAGTTGAACAGCAAGCTCAATCTATTATAGTTAGGGAACTTTCTCCATTAATCGATTTCTTTGTTAATGATGCATTTGCAGCAGCTCATAGAGGTCAGGTCTCTCTTGTAGGATTTACATTAAATACACCTTCTGCAGCAGGCCGTGTAATGGAACATGAATTAAATGTAATTATGAATACTTTGGATAATGTTGAATCTCCATGTGTATTTGCTTTAGGTGGTATGAAAGCCGATGATTCAATCATGGTTGCAGAAAATGTGTGTAAGAATGGCACTGCTGATTATGTTTTAACTAGTGGTTTGGTTGCAAATATCTTTCTTGCAGCAGCCGGATATGATATTGGCCAGGTTAATATGGACTTTATTAAATCCCAGGGATATATTGATCAGATAGATGTATGTAAAAGATTACTTGAAGAATATCCTGATAATATTATCTATCCTGAGGATGTAGCTATTGAGAAGGATGAGGAAAGGGTAGATGTTCCAGTAGACAATATTCCAAATTATTCCATATTTGATATTGGCAAAAAAACAAGTGCCAGATATTCAAAGATTATCTTAAATGCTAAGACAATATTTGCCAATGGTCCTGCAGGCGTATTCGAGGATTCAAGATTTTCAATAGGTACCGAGGATATTATTAATTCCATCGCCTCATCAAAGGGATACTCTATCATTGGGGGAGGTCATATTGGTGCCGCTACTGTAAGTATGGGTTATGAAAATAAGGTTGACCATGTAAGTAGTGGTGGTGGGGCTTGTATAAATCTTCTTGCAGGCAAGAAATTAGATGCTGTAGAGGCATTAATTGACAATAAGTCTAGGCATGTTTATCATTAA
- a CDS encoding collagen binding domain-containing protein: protein MKLYRKSLLILMVLSVLFLCLGSISAADLNNGSNLNHNLSTANNNLENPQIVGNSEDDQPVYYIESDDSDMDYGDGTYYSVAVKCNGDPVSYEPVDFYVDDKFYGSDYTDDDGNAGVYLSDLDLGYHTISTVLNNTPDTYSINSITVYDDSSFKLVGYNLKKYYGASNRFTVKLTADGNPVSGRLVDVTVSKHTYTIETNENGIASLAINLGPGKYIVTSKSHGKTVRNTINVLKMPSKFKILSGYKIKKGSYFSVKLLDKNNRIIKGKKVVLRINGKNNVVKTDSDGIAKFKIDVYPKTYKISISMGQKEYSAKTVSKYVRILPPDVFVTGRPKDKTTRCRGMVVYHTVKAHYTYVGPCYYVGKVKKYGTVYRKYESAYIYWFKCNKPDYHNEYFRESMLEDGGLNYISFTYPGYTYVKVGAKVPSCNFEKVERKIFG, encoded by the coding sequence ATGAAATTATATAGGAAATCTTTATTAATTTTAATGGTTCTATCAGTGCTATTTTTATGTTTAGGTTCAATTTCTGCTGCTGATTTAAATAATGGTTCAAACTTGAATCATAATTTGAGTACTGCAAACAATAATTTAGAAAATCCTCAGATTGTAGGTAATTCTGAAGATGATCAGCCTGTTTACTATATCGAATCAGATGATTCAGACATGGATTATGGTGACGGTACCTATTACAGTGTTGCTGTTAAATGTAATGGTGATCCAGTTTCCTATGAACCAGTTGATTTTTATGTGGATGATAAGTTTTATGGTTCAGATTATACCGATGACGATGGCAATGCAGGGGTATATTTATCTGACTTGGATTTGGGATATCATACAATAAGCACTGTTCTTAACAATACTCCGGATACTTATTCTATTAATTCTATTACTGTTTATGATGATTCTAGTTTTAAACTTGTAGGATATAATTTAAAGAAGTATTATGGTGCCTCTAATCGTTTTACTGTTAAATTAACTGCAGACGGAAATCCTGTATCTGGAAGACTTGTGGATGTAACAGTTTCCAAACATACTTATACTATTGAAACTAATGAAAATGGTATCGCTTCTTTAGCTATTAATCTAGGGCCAGGTAAGTATATTGTCACTTCTAAATCTCATGGTAAAACTGTTAGAAACACTATTAATGTATTAAAGATGCCTTCTAAATTTAAAATACTCAGTGGTTATAAAATTAAAAAAGGATCTTACTTTTCAGTTAAATTATTAGATAAAAATAATAGGATTATTAAAGGCAAAAAAGTAGTTTTACGTATTAATGGTAAAAACAATGTTGTAAAAACAGATTCTGATGGTATTGCAAAATTTAAGATTGATGTTTATCCTAAAACTTATAAGATATCCATTAGTATGGGTCAAAAGGAGTATTCTGCTAAGACGGTAAGTAAATATGTCCGCATACTTCCACCAGACGTGTTTGTTACAGGCCGTCCTAAAGATAAAACAACACGATGTAGGGGTATGGTTGTTTATCATACAGTTAAAGCTCACTACACCTATGTGGGACCATGTTATTATGTTGGCAAGGTAAAAAAATATGGTACTGTTTATAGGAAATATGAAAGTGCATATATATACTGGTTTAAATGTAATAAACCCGATTATCATAATGAATATTTTAGAGAGTCTATGTTAGAAGACGGTGGTCTTAACTATATATCTTTTACATATCCAGGTTATACATATGTAAAGGTAGGAGCTAAGGTACCTTCCTGTAATTTTGAAAAGGTAGAACGTAAAATTTTCGGATAA
- the thiE gene encoding thiamine phosphate synthase codes for MEDIDYSLYLVTNSTDKRNQEFLNIVEDSLKGGVSVVQVREKELDLIPFYEKAKAVKEITDKFDVPLIINDRLSIAIALGADGAHVGQDDIDGAVARDILGPDRILGISASTVEEAVKAEEDGADYIGCGAVFPTSTKDDADSVDIEEFKKIKKAVSIPVVAIGGIKENNVKELKGSNADGIAVVSAIMDSDNPEKTSENLLNEFKNL; via the coding sequence ATGGAAGATATAGACTATTCATTATACTTAGTTACTAATAGTACAGATAAAAGAAATCAAGAATTCCTCAATATTGTTGAAGATAGTTTAAAAGGAGGAGTAAGTGTAGTACAAGTACGTGAAAAGGAACTTGATCTTATACCTTTCTATGAAAAAGCAAAAGCAGTTAAGGAAATAACTGATAAATTTGATGTGCCTCTTATAATTAATGATAGATTAAGTATTGCAATTGCTTTAGGTGCAGACGGAGCACATGTAGGGCAAGATGATATTGACGGTGCAGTTGCAAGGGATATACTTGGTCCAGATAGAATTTTAGGTATTTCAGCATCTACTGTTGAGGAAGCCGTAAAGGCAGAGGAAGATGGTGCAGACTATATTGGATGTGGTGCAGTATTTCCAACTTCAACAAAAGACGATGCGGACTCTGTGGATATTGAAGAATTTAAAAAAATTAAAAAAGCTGTAAGTATTCCCGTTGTAGCTATTGGTGGAATCAAGGAAAATAATGTCAAGGAACTTAAAGGTTCTAATGCTGATGGTATTGCTGTGGTATCTGCAATTATGGACTCAGATAATCCTGAGAAAACTAGTGAAAACTTGCTTAATGAATTTAAAAATCTTTAA
- the thiM gene encoding hydroxyethylthiazole kinase, whose product MKCEEMLNETIKALNNLRERVPLTQCITNKVTVNDCANALLAIGASPLMSDEVLEQREIVSIEQALVLNIGTITQSQAGSMFIAADEANKTDTPIVLDPVGFGVSNYRNTIVSKIAKDNKITVVRGNMSEIKTMCSYFGFLDNLDLTKAKGVDVADSDIISEDNLENNARIVKELAKGLNTTVMASGPIDIISNGRETYTIKNGDSLMPRITGSGCMLSSIVGGFVGSNDNPLIATIAAGLAMGISGEIAAEYSRENNLGSGSFRNILIDELYKINNDTILKRAKLEKLEL is encoded by the coding sequence ATGAAATGTGAAGAAATGTTAAATGAAACAATTAAAGCATTAAATAATCTTAGAGAAAGGGTTCCACTAACTCAATGTATTACAAATAAGGTAACTGTTAATGACTGTGCGAATGCATTGCTTGCAATAGGCGCATCACCACTAATGAGTGATGAGGTATTAGAACAGAGGGAAATAGTTAGTATTGAACAGGCTCTTGTATTAAATATTGGAACCATTACTCAAAGTCAAGCTGGATCAATGTTTATTGCAGCAGATGAGGCAAATAAAACAGATACTCCCATTGTTTTAGATCCGGTTGGATTTGGAGTAAGTAATTATAGAAATACCATTGTAAGCAAAATAGCGAAAGATAATAAAATAACTGTTGTACGTGGAAATATGTCTGAGATTAAAACCATGTGCAGTTACTTTGGTTTTTTAGACAATCTTGATTTAACAAAAGCTAAAGGTGTGGACGTAGCAGACAGTGATATTATTTCCGAGGACAATCTAGAGAATAATGCTAGAATTGTTAAAGAATTAGCAAAAGGATTAAATACAACTGTAATGGCTAGTGGTCCAATAGACATAATCTCCAATGGTAGGGAAACATATACCATTAAAAATGGTGACAGTCTCATGCCACGTATTACAGGTTCCGGCTGTATGTTATCATCCATTGTTGGAGGATTTGTAGGTTCCAATGACAATCCATTAATAGCAACAATAGCTGCAGGATTAGCAATGGGAATATCTGGAGAGATAGCTGCAGAATATTCAAGGGAAAATAATCTTGGATCTGGAAGCTTTAGAAATATACTCATTGACGAATTATATAAAATCAATAATGACACTATCCTAAAAAGAGCAAAACTAGAAAAACTCGAATTATAA